In Streptomyces capitiformicae, one genomic interval encodes:
- a CDS encoding AraC-like ligand-binding domain-containing protein, whose product MRTVVTTENVSPGERFDFWVDEMSRLLFAPLDTTRTTTDVFHGTAASGSVGTLQLSSLSAGPLRVRRTESLAARHEEDFYKLSLQVSGTAVIEQDGVHSRLTPGDLALCDTSRPYSFTYESRFSTVLVMLPRPLIPLRPETLRAVTGQRITPDKGVGAVVAPFLRSLTEQSAHCSGPEVSRLADGAVSLVTALLCERLNRTTPVAPHLATTLRIRDYIERHLADPDLTPDAIAGAHGISRRYLFKLFAEEEMTVAGWIRTRRLEHCARDLSDPATRDQPVAAIAARWGLLDSRHFARVFKAAYGETPRDYRRRASLDPTPAPPTLTGA is encoded by the coding sequence ATGCGGACCGTCGTGACGACCGAGAACGTCTCCCCGGGCGAGCGCTTCGACTTCTGGGTCGACGAGATGTCCCGTCTGTTGTTCGCACCGCTGGACACCACGCGGACGACCACCGACGTCTTCCACGGCACGGCCGCCAGCGGCAGTGTCGGCACCCTGCAGCTGAGTTCACTGAGTGCGGGACCGTTACGCGTGCGCCGGACCGAGTCGCTGGCTGCCCGGCACGAAGAGGACTTCTACAAACTCAGCCTGCAGGTCTCGGGCACCGCGGTGATCGAGCAGGACGGGGTACACAGTCGGCTGACGCCGGGCGACCTGGCGCTGTGTGACACCTCGCGCCCGTACAGCTTCACCTACGAGAGTCGTTTCAGCACGGTGCTGGTGATGTTGCCACGCCCGCTGATCCCGCTGCGGCCGGAGACCCTGCGTGCCGTGACCGGGCAGAGGATCACTCCGGACAAGGGCGTCGGAGCGGTCGTGGCGCCCTTCCTGCGGTCGCTGACCGAGCAGAGCGCACACTGCTCGGGGCCCGAGGTGTCACGGCTGGCCGACGGGGCCGTGTCCCTGGTCACGGCTCTGCTGTGCGAGCGGCTCAACCGGACGACACCGGTGGCGCCCCATCTCGCGACCACGCTGCGCATCCGCGACTACATCGAACGCCATCTCGCCGACCCGGATCTCACGCCCGATGCCATCGCCGGTGCGCACGGAATCTCACGGCGTTATCTCTTCAAGCTGTTCGCGGAGGAGGAGATGACGGTCGCCGGCTGGATCCGCACCCGGCGGCTGGAGCACTGCGCCCGGGACCTGTCCGACCCTGCGACCAGGGATCAGCCGGTGGCCGCCATCGCCGCGCGCTGGGGACTCCTCGACAGTCGTCACTTCGCTCGCGTCTTCAAGGCGGCCTACGGCGAAACCCCCCGGGACTACCGGCGCCGGGCCAGCCTGGACCCGACGCCCGCGCCACCGACCCTGACCGGTGCCTGA
- a CDS encoding APC family permease has translation MTGILFFVLSAQAPLTGIVGTLPVPLGLGNGGGAPAAYLVVGAVIAVFAVGFITMSRHVTDAGAFYAYVSRGLGRTVGVGASQCALLCYGATQAGMYGLYGVVVKDLFQQHLSLDLPWWVWAVGTMLVVQVLGSLNIELGAKLLAVLVVAESSLLVAFAIHEFVTGGGPQGLNLADSFAPSAFFAGAPGVALTFAIASMIGFESAAIYSEEAKDPARTVPRATYLSVVVISVFFSFVSWMVVSHHGADNVAGAARAALQNGESTAVVLAPVTDTLGPWATDTMAVLLASSLLAGILAFHNAINRYLHSLGGTGVLSTRLSHTNRHGAPHIAGLVQTALAFCMVVPFALAGADPVVTLLTWGGGVAVLSLLVLYILMSLSIVVFFRRTRLDTRPWHTLIAPSVSVLLLLGVMVMAIANFSTLISASGDTALLLELGVLLVFVWGLVLGVVRRGQDGTGRPTADQETESVPEASSAL, from the coding sequence GTGACCGGAATCCTCTTCTTCGTCCTGTCCGCGCAGGCCCCTCTCACCGGGATCGTGGGCACGTTGCCGGTGCCGCTCGGCCTGGGCAACGGCGGCGGAGCGCCGGCGGCGTACCTGGTCGTCGGCGCCGTCATCGCCGTCTTCGCCGTCGGGTTCATCACCATGAGCCGGCACGTCACGGACGCGGGAGCCTTCTACGCCTACGTGTCACGCGGGCTCGGCAGGACCGTCGGAGTCGGTGCGTCGCAGTGCGCCCTGCTCTGCTACGGCGCGACCCAGGCAGGCATGTACGGCCTGTACGGCGTCGTGGTCAAGGATCTGTTCCAGCAGCACCTCTCCCTCGACCTGCCATGGTGGGTCTGGGCCGTGGGGACGATGCTCGTCGTGCAGGTCCTGGGCTCGCTCAACATCGAGCTGGGCGCCAAGCTGCTGGCGGTCCTGGTCGTGGCCGAAAGCTCGCTGCTGGTGGCGTTCGCGATCCACGAGTTCGTGACCGGCGGAGGTCCACAGGGACTGAATCTCGCGGACAGTTTCGCGCCTTCCGCGTTCTTCGCCGGTGCGCCGGGAGTGGCACTGACCTTCGCCATCGCCTCGATGATCGGTTTCGAGTCCGCGGCCATCTACTCGGAGGAGGCCAAGGATCCCGCCCGCACCGTACCGAGGGCGACCTATCTGTCCGTCGTCGTGATCTCGGTGTTCTTCAGCTTCGTCTCCTGGATGGTGGTCAGTCACCACGGCGCGGACAACGTGGCGGGCGCGGCCCGCGCCGCTCTGCAGAACGGCGAATCCACGGCGGTGGTACTGGCGCCCGTGACCGACACCCTCGGCCCATGGGCCACCGACACGATGGCCGTCCTGCTGGCCTCCTCACTGCTCGCGGGCATACTCGCCTTCCACAACGCCATCAACCGCTACCTCCACTCGCTCGGCGGCACGGGGGTCCTGTCCACCCGGCTGTCGCACACCAACCGTCACGGGGCGCCCCACATCGCCGGCCTGGTGCAGACCGCGCTCGCCTTCTGCATGGTCGTGCCGTTCGCCCTGGCCGGGGCGGACCCGGTGGTGACACTGCTCACCTGGGGTGGGGGAGTGGCTGTGCTGTCGCTGCTGGTGCTGTACATCCTCATGTCGCTCTCCATCGTGGTCTTCTTCCGGCGGACTCGCCTGGACACCCGCCCGTGGCACACGCTGATCGCGCCGAGCGTCTCGGTTCTGCTTCTGCTCGGCGTCATGGTCATGGCGATCGCCAACTTCTCCACCCTGATCAGCGCTTCCGGCGACACCGCCCTGCTCCTGGAGCTCGGTGTCCTGCTGGTGTTCGTCTGGGGGCTCGTTCTGGGCGTCGTACGGCGCGGCCAGGACGGCACCGGTCGTCCGACCGCCGACCAGGAGACGGAGTCGGTGCCCGAGGCGTCCTCCGCCCTGTGA
- a CDS encoding carboxymuconolactone decarboxylase family protein: MTADEVPPKAAQEYIDAMAHDRGYVLDYHKVMAQHDFDVLQATNGLVEAAYLRPRTLDRRTKELLFILSLTVMRADKGHIQSRIRVALDLGVTPQEILEAIEIALPEAGIVAFQAGLEAWRETVGATGIEPTVAAREGGSGTTG, from the coding sequence ATGACGGCCGACGAAGTTCCCCCGAAGGCCGCGCAGGAGTACATCGACGCCATGGCCCACGACCGCGGGTACGTCCTCGACTATCACAAGGTCATGGCGCAGCACGACTTCGATGTCCTGCAGGCGACGAACGGCCTGGTCGAAGCGGCCTATCTGAGGCCCCGTACCCTGGATCGCCGCACCAAGGAGCTGTTGTTCATCCTCAGCCTCACCGTGATGAGGGCCGACAAGGGACACATCCAGAGCCGCATCCGGGTGGCCCTGGACCTCGGGGTCACTCCGCAGGAGATCCTGGAGGCGATCGAGATCGCCCTCCCGGAGGCGGGAATCGTCGCGTTCCAGGCCGGGCTTGAGGCCTGGCGGGAGACCGTCGGTGCCACCGGCATCGAGCCGACGGTCGCCGCCCGGGAAGGCGGTTCCGGCACGACGGGGTGA
- a CDS encoding NIPSNAP family protein, translating to MIIEQRDYLLRPGATARYVRLWEQYGREPQVRILGNLLGCCTTEVGELNTLVYFWGFESLEDRAKRRAELADDDEFASFRGHVRELLVRQTNRLLVPATHDIRTALHEGDRG from the coding sequence GTGATCATCGAGCAACGCGACTACCTCCTCAGACCGGGCGCGACGGCGCGCTACGTCCGGCTGTGGGAGCAGTACGGCCGCGAGCCCCAGGTACGGATTCTCGGCAACCTGCTCGGCTGCTGCACCACCGAGGTCGGCGAACTCAACACACTGGTGTACTTCTGGGGTTTCGAGAGTCTGGAAGACCGTGCCAAGAGGCGTGCCGAGCTGGCGGACGACGACGAGTTCGCGTCCTTCCGGGGCCACGTGCGTGAGCTGCTCGTGCGCCAGACCAACCGCCTCCTGGTACCCGCCACGCACGACATCCGTACCGCCCTGCACGAGGGAGACCGAGGATGA
- a CDS encoding bifunctional 3-(3-hydroxy-phenyl)propionate/3-hydroxycinnamic acid hydroxylase produces MTEPVEHHTQVAVVGAGPVGVTVANYLGLYGVRTLLIDRSEEIIDYPRAVGMDDECLRSFQGIGLADEMLADMIQNVPLKMFAANGHCLADIRPDTKEFGWPRRNIFMQQLAEHTLRAGLARYPHVQPLLGHELVRLEQDGTEARLHVVDPQGQRVLVHADYVVAADGGRSTVREQLGIPLSGDTHPRKWVVIECDNDPLDAPYTGLHGDPKRPYVCLDLPYNYRRWEFMLFPGEDAEAMLRPEKVHELLAGHVPDPTALNIIRARVYTHHSRVADRFVDGRICLVGDAAHLMPPWAGQGMNTGIRDATNVAWKLAAVVTGRAHPRILATYDTERREHAQAMVKLSDAIGRFLSPTSLRVARARDTLVRGLTVAPPVRNWLVHMRFKPVPRYTEGIMLHRGRPTRKSSPVGRMLIQPRVETADGRVLPLDETLGEWFALIGYGTDPLVHLDPDSRAFWDRIGTRYITVVESRSGRSRTERRTSTTDSVTVEDVDGVLRDWFALHRGSVAVVRPDRYLASLTEPRDLATVTHAFERLLSPSRSTEFKDAWRSMPVTEGEAS; encoded by the coding sequence ATGACCGAACCCGTCGAACACCACACCCAGGTGGCCGTGGTCGGCGCGGGGCCCGTCGGTGTGACGGTCGCCAACTACCTCGGCCTCTACGGAGTGCGCACCCTGCTGATCGACCGCAGCGAGGAGATCATCGACTACCCGCGCGCGGTCGGCATGGACGACGAGTGCCTGCGCAGCTTCCAGGGCATCGGCCTCGCCGACGAGATGCTCGCCGACATGATCCAGAACGTCCCGCTGAAGATGTTCGCCGCGAACGGCCACTGTCTCGCCGACATACGGCCGGACACCAAGGAGTTCGGCTGGCCCCGGCGCAACATCTTCATGCAGCAGCTCGCCGAGCACACCCTGCGCGCCGGCCTCGCACGCTATCCCCACGTGCAGCCCCTGCTGGGACACGAACTGGTACGTCTGGAGCAGGACGGAACCGAGGCACGGCTGCACGTCGTCGACCCCCAGGGCCAACGCGTCCTGGTGCACGCCGATTACGTGGTCGCCGCCGACGGTGGCCGCAGCACCGTGCGTGAGCAACTCGGCATCCCCTTGAGCGGAGACACCCACCCGCGCAAGTGGGTGGTCATCGAGTGCGACAACGATCCGCTCGACGCCCCGTACACAGGGCTGCACGGCGACCCGAAGCGCCCGTACGTCTGCCTGGACCTGCCCTACAACTACCGCCGCTGGGAGTTCATGCTCTTCCCCGGCGAGGACGCCGAGGCCATGCTCCGGCCCGAGAAGGTACACGAACTCCTCGCCGGGCACGTGCCCGATCCCACGGCACTCAACATCATCCGGGCCCGCGTCTACACGCATCACTCGCGTGTGGCCGACCGCTTCGTGGACGGCCGGATCTGCCTCGTGGGCGACGCCGCCCACCTCATGCCCCCCTGGGCCGGGCAGGGCATGAACACCGGCATACGGGACGCGACCAATGTCGCCTGGAAGCTGGCGGCCGTCGTCACCGGGCGCGCCCATCCGAGGATCCTCGCCACCTACGACACCGAGCGGCGCGAACACGCCCAGGCGATGGTGAAGCTGTCGGACGCCATCGGCCGGTTCCTCTCCCCGACGAGCCTCAGGGTGGCCCGCGCGCGCGACACCCTGGTGCGCGGACTCACCGTGGCACCCCCGGTCCGCAACTGGCTGGTGCACATGAGGTTCAAGCCCGTCCCCCGGTACACCGAGGGCATCATGCTGCACCGCGGGCGGCCGACGCGGAAGAGCTCACCGGTGGGCAGGATGCTCATCCAGCCGAGAGTCGAGACCGCCGACGGGCGGGTGCTGCCGCTCGACGAGACACTCGGCGAGTGGTTCGCCCTCATCGGCTACGGCACTGATCCGCTCGTCCATCTGGATCCCGACAGCCGTGCCTTCTGGGACCGCATCGGCACGCGCTACATCACCGTCGTCGAATCCCGCTCCGGCCGGTCCCGTACCGAGCGGCGCACGTCGACGACGGACTCGGTGACGGTGGAGGACGTCGACGGCGTCCTGCGGGACTGGTTCGCCCTGCACCGGGGCAGCGTCGCCGTCGTCCGCCCCGACCGGTATCTCGCGTCCCTGACCGAGCCCCGAGACCTGGCGACGGTGACCCACGCCTTCGAACGACTTCTCTCGCCGTCGCGGTCCACGGAGTTCAAGGACGCCTGGCGCTCGATGCCCGTCACGGAGGGAGAGGCGTCGTGA
- a CDS encoding alpha/beta fold hydrolase, producing the protein MATDTTPVGRDRFLTLNGLRTHYVEWGDEGRPPIVMLHGLRSYARTFEPLAERLADRYRVLAPDARGRGDSDWDPKGEYHTESYVADLEEFTDRLGLDRFVLLGHSMGGTTTYVYAARHPERVGAAVVEDIGPGSSQSGEGAERIKREVAGTPRDFPSRETARAYWRGIRPNISEDALDSRMRHTLTPDDEGRWRWKFDLAGIAAARLDPDPARQVDLWPYVESLRCPTLVVRGGQSDFLSAATAAAMARLNPRINTVEIPGAGHYVHDDAPEPFLHHFTRFLSSAEAAR; encoded by the coding sequence ATGGCCACCGACACCACCCCGGTCGGGCGGGACCGCTTCCTCACGCTCAACGGGCTGCGCACCCACTACGTCGAGTGGGGCGACGAGGGCCGGCCCCCGATCGTCATGCTGCACGGCCTGCGCAGCTACGCCCGGACGTTCGAGCCGCTCGCCGAGCGGCTCGCGGACCGCTACCGTGTCCTGGCCCCGGACGCACGGGGGCGGGGCGACAGCGACTGGGATCCGAAGGGCGAGTACCACACGGAGTCCTACGTCGCCGATCTGGAGGAGTTCACCGACCGCCTCGGCCTGGACCGGTTCGTACTGCTGGGTCATTCCATGGGCGGCACCACCACGTACGTGTACGCCGCGCGTCACCCCGAGCGGGTCGGCGCGGCGGTCGTCGAGGACATCGGGCCCGGCTCGTCGCAGTCGGGTGAGGGAGCCGAGCGCATCAAGCGCGAAGTGGCGGGCACACCACGGGACTTCCCCTCTCGGGAGACGGCCCGCGCGTACTGGCGCGGCATCCGCCCGAACATCTCCGAGGACGCCCTGGACTCCAGGATGCGGCACACCCTCACTCCCGACGACGAGGGACGGTGGCGCTGGAAGTTCGACCTGGCGGGCATCGCGGCGGCCCGTCTCGACCCGGATCCGGCCCGGCAGGTGGATTTGTGGCCGTACGTCGAGTCCCTTCGGTGCCCGACCCTGGTCGTCCGGGGCGGGCAGTCGGACTTCCTCTCGGCCGCCACCGCGGCCGCGATGGCACGGCTCAACCCACGCATCAACACGGTGGAGATCCCTGGAGCAGGCCACTACGTGCACGACGACGCCCCGGAACCCTTCCTTCACCACTTCACCAGATTCCTCAGCAGCGCGGAGGCCGCCCGATGA
- a CDS encoding amino acid synthesis family protein, producing MPQPNFAGYHIRKWFTQIEDTLANETGALADGEPVRKIVIAAAIHNPYAGRFSQDLGDIVADSPKLGEEFGRRIQEAAGGLAIQSYGKACLVGTAGEYEHGNAFLTAVFADPVRAAVGGGKSWVPSTGKRGGPGTVLDVPLAHKDALYVRSHYDTITVSFSDAPNPDEVVVVFAFATRGRLHARLGGIRADEVQGQDGLH from the coding sequence ATGCCCCAGCCCAACTTCGCCGGTTACCACATCCGCAAGTGGTTCACCCAGATCGAGGACACCCTCGCCAACGAGACAGGCGCCCTCGCGGACGGCGAGCCCGTACGCAAGATCGTCATCGCGGCGGCGATCCACAATCCCTACGCCGGACGGTTCAGCCAGGACCTCGGCGACATCGTCGCCGACTCGCCCAAGCTGGGCGAGGAGTTCGGTCGGCGGATCCAGGAGGCGGCCGGCGGCCTCGCGATCCAGAGCTACGGAAAGGCATGCCTGGTCGGCACGGCCGGCGAGTACGAACACGGCAACGCCTTCCTCACCGCCGTCTTCGCGGACCCGGTGCGCGCGGCGGTCGGCGGCGGGAAGTCCTGGGTGCCCTCGACCGGCAAGCGGGGCGGACCCGGTACCGTCCTCGACGTTCCGCTGGCCCACAAGGACGCCCTCTACGTCCGTTCGCACTACGACACCATCACGGTGAGCTTCTCCGACGCCCCGAACCCCGACGAGGTCGTGGTGGTGTTCGCGTTCGCCACGCGCGGCCGGCTGCACGCCCGGCTGGGCGGTATCCGCGCCGACGAGGTCCAGGGCCAGGACGGGCTGCACTGA
- a CDS encoding VOC family protein, translating into MEPDERVLARHEEPTPIPADPRDTVKPRVRRTHLSLFVRDPEASAKWYEDVLGMEVTARGPQWVFLSFGKKHHDIALIRAEEGADTGGVGLQHYGLEVEGDLDEWRRLYGMLLAKDVPVVKTTDHKIGFGLYFTDPDGNRFEFFHETVTDDEEGKRILGLYGAPSEPVDIEPLRG; encoded by the coding sequence ATGGAGCCCGACGAGCGCGTACTCGCCCGGCACGAGGAGCCCACGCCGATCCCCGCCGATCCGCGGGACACGGTGAAACCGCGGGTGCGCCGCACCCATCTGTCGCTGTTCGTCCGCGACCCCGAGGCCTCGGCCAAGTGGTACGAGGATGTGCTCGGCATGGAGGTCACCGCACGCGGCCCGCAGTGGGTGTTCCTGTCCTTCGGCAAGAAGCACCACGACATCGCCCTGATCCGCGCCGAGGAGGGAGCCGACACCGGAGGCGTCGGCCTGCAGCACTACGGGCTGGAGGTGGAGGGCGACCTCGACGAGTGGCGGCGGCTGTACGGCATGCTCCTGGCCAAGGACGTGCCCGTGGTCAAGACCACCGATCACAAGATCGGATTCGGCCTCTACTTCACGGATCCGGACGGCAACCGCTTCGAGTTCTTCCACGAGACGGTCACCGACGACGAGGAGGGCAAGCGCATCCTCGGCCTCTACGGCGCCCCCAGCGAACCGGTGGACATCGAACCGCTCCGCGGCTAG
- a CDS encoding WD40/YVTN/BNR-like repeat-containing protein, with amino-acid sequence MEGTILVATAGQGVLRSSDDGATWSRLGLGQALEFDAVVRCLAVHPEQPDVVFAGADAGLVRSSDAGVTWQRVDSPMNDRTIWSLAIDPTNPDTMLAGTGAPARAAMFRTTDGGATWEQLPPEIPEFCAGVNRPRILTCVVDRYEPKNMWFGIEEGGLWRSGDRGDTWERIDGTPATLPQGVTNSDIHCVVVLEGPPKTIVVAVVNALFVSQDDGATWTRTDSRKTFGIYYTRLVKQLPGTNDLLLGIGDGTPGTTTRILRSEDLGHSWQDTALDTPANSTVWAFGTHAADPELVFAGTKYGHLLRSTDAGRTWRKEWREFSEITDVTWTPAVAPAPEGH; translated from the coding sequence ATGGAAGGCACCATCCTGGTCGCCACCGCGGGCCAGGGCGTCCTGCGATCCTCCGACGACGGCGCCACGTGGTCCCGTCTCGGGCTCGGGCAGGCCCTGGAGTTCGACGCCGTCGTCCGCTGCCTGGCCGTACACCCCGAACAACCCGACGTCGTCTTCGCCGGCGCCGACGCGGGACTCGTGCGCAGCTCCGACGCCGGCGTCACCTGGCAACGCGTCGACTCCCCCATGAACGACCGGACCATCTGGTCGCTGGCCATCGACCCCACCAACCCGGACACCATGCTCGCCGGAACCGGCGCCCCGGCCCGGGCCGCCATGTTCCGCACCACCGACGGCGGCGCGACCTGGGAGCAACTGCCCCCGGAAATCCCGGAATTCTGCGCGGGCGTCAACCGTCCCAGGATCCTGACCTGCGTCGTCGACCGCTACGAACCCAAGAACATGTGGTTCGGCATCGAGGAGGGCGGCCTGTGGCGCAGCGGTGACCGGGGCGACACCTGGGAGCGGATCGACGGCACACCCGCCACTCTGCCCCAGGGCGTCACCAACTCCGACATCCACTGCGTAGTCGTCCTGGAGGGGCCGCCGAAGACGATCGTCGTCGCCGTCGTCAACGCGCTCTTCGTCAGCCAGGACGACGGCGCGACCTGGACCCGCACCGACTCCCGCAAGACCTTCGGTATCTACTACACCCGCCTGGTCAAGCAGCTCCCCGGCACCAACGACCTGCTGCTCGGCATCGGCGACGGCACTCCCGGCACCACCACCAGGATCCTGCGCTCCGAGGACCTGGGGCACAGCTGGCAGGACACCGCCCTGGACACGCCGGCCAACTCGACCGTCTGGGCCTTCGGCACCCACGCCGCCGATCCGGAACTGGTCTTCGCCGGAACGAAGTACGGCCATCTCCTGCGCTCCACCGACGCCGGGCGCACCTGGCGCAAGGAGTGGCGCGAGTTCAGCGAGATAACCGACGTGACCTGGACCCCCGCAGTAGCACCCGCCCCGGAAGGACACTGA
- a CDS encoding SDR family NAD(P)-dependent oxidoreductase — translation MDLELGGRTAIVTGGSLGIGKATALALAAEGATVVITARRLPLLERTAKELEAETGGRVVPYASDTNDTESVRAMVRRAADDLGRIDILVNGAAAPSGLVRNSVEEADPELLLADINTKVVGYFRCAQAVTPHMKAGGYGRIVNIGGLTGRSSHALSGMRNLAIVHLTKALSDQLGPSGITVNTLHPGVVETEHIHELYEKEAAKRGITAAEVEADFVARTPIRRVLEADEIAQTVCFLASPRAAAITGESLGIDGGLTRGIFL, via the coding sequence ATGGACCTGGAACTGGGCGGCAGGACCGCCATCGTCACCGGCGGCAGCCTGGGCATCGGCAAAGCCACCGCCCTCGCACTCGCCGCCGAGGGCGCGACCGTCGTCATCACCGCCCGTCGGCTGCCCCTGCTGGAACGCACCGCGAAGGAACTCGAGGCGGAGACCGGCGGCCGGGTCGTCCCTTACGCCTCGGACACCAACGACACGGAATCCGTGCGCGCCATGGTGCGACGCGCGGCCGACGACCTCGGGCGGATCGACATCCTCGTCAATGGCGCGGCCGCCCCTTCCGGGCTGGTGCGCAACTCGGTCGAGGAAGCCGACCCCGAGCTGCTGCTGGCCGACATCAACACCAAGGTCGTCGGCTACTTCCGCTGCGCGCAGGCCGTCACCCCACACATGAAGGCGGGCGGTTATGGCCGCATCGTCAACATCGGCGGACTGACCGGCCGTTCCAGCCACGCGCTCTCCGGCATGCGCAACCTCGCGATCGTCCATCTGACGAAGGCCCTTTCCGACCAGCTCGGCCCGTCCGGCATCACCGTCAACACCCTGCATCCCGGTGTGGTGGAGACCGAGCACATCCACGAGCTCTACGAGAAGGAGGCCGCCAAGCGCGGCATCACCGCGGCCGAGGTCGAGGCGGACTTCGTCGCCCGCACACCGATCCGCCGGGTTCTGGAGGCGGACGAGATCGCCCAGACCGTGTGCTTCCTCGCCTCCCCCAGGGCCGCCGCGATCACCGGTGAGTCCCTGGGCATCGACGGCGGTCTCACACGCGGCATCTTCCTCTAG
- a CDS encoding aldehyde dehydrogenase family protein, whose translation MHSAADPVTGAEEAVSRFLAEPRTMFIDGHWVGALSGRSFESVDPATGAVLTTVPDGDAADIDRAVAAARRAFDDPGWRRMSPLDRGALLNRVADVIEAHAEELALLESRDNGKPVSVARAVDVGTSVKLFRYFAGWPSKLEGSTIPVSPRGGLRVLNYTTRQPVGVAGLIVPWNFPVSMACWKLAPALATGCTVVLKPAEETPLSTLRLAELLQEAGVPDGVVNVVTGRGATAGAALAAHDGVDKIAFTGSTETGRAIVRAAAGNLKKVSLELGGKSPNIVLPDADPQAVAEAAAQAVFFNQGQVCTAGSRLYVHRKIFDDVLDAVAERARGIVVGPGSDPATEMGPLVSARHHERVSGYIAAGREQGARLAAGGGRPDLDAAYDGGYFVQPTVFVAPDDGLRIVQEEIFGPVLAAMSWDDVDDLVERANDSPFGLSAGIWTSDLGHAHRIADELQAGTVWINCYNLTDPASPFGGFKQSGWGREMGRTVLDHYTEVKSVWVNLS comes from the coding sequence ATGCACAGCGCAGCAGACCCGGTCACCGGCGCGGAGGAAGCGGTCAGTCGCTTCCTGGCCGAGCCGCGGACCATGTTCATCGACGGCCACTGGGTCGGGGCCCTGAGCGGCCGCTCGTTCGAGAGCGTCGACCCCGCCACCGGTGCCGTGCTCACCACCGTTCCCGACGGCGACGCCGCCGACATCGACCGGGCCGTCGCCGCGGCACGCCGCGCCTTCGACGATCCCGGCTGGCGGCGGATGAGCCCCTTGGACCGGGGCGCGCTGCTGAACCGTGTCGCCGACGTCATCGAGGCGCACGCCGAGGAACTGGCTCTGCTGGAGTCACGCGACAACGGCAAGCCGGTCTCGGTGGCGCGGGCCGTGGACGTGGGCACCAGTGTGAAGCTGTTCCGCTACTTCGCGGGCTGGCCGAGCAAGCTGGAAGGCAGCACGATCCCCGTCTCGCCGCGCGGCGGGCTGCGGGTGCTGAACTACACCACGCGGCAGCCGGTCGGCGTGGCCGGTCTGATCGTGCCGTGGAACTTCCCGGTGTCGATGGCCTGTTGGAAGCTCGCTCCCGCGCTGGCCACCGGCTGCACGGTCGTCCTCAAGCCGGCCGAGGAGACCCCGCTGTCCACGCTGCGGCTCGCCGAGCTGCTTCAGGAGGCGGGGGTGCCGGACGGTGTCGTCAACGTCGTCACCGGGCGCGGTGCCACGGCGGGCGCCGCCCTCGCCGCGCACGACGGAGTCGACAAGATCGCTTTCACCGGGTCCACCGAGACGGGCCGCGCCATCGTCCGCGCCGCCGCCGGGAACCTGAAGAAGGTCTCCCTCGAACTCGGCGGCAAGTCCCCGAACATCGTGCTTCCCGACGCCGATCCGCAGGCCGTCGCCGAGGCCGCCGCCCAGGCCGTCTTCTTCAACCAGGGCCAGGTCTGCACGGCCGGCTCCCGGCTGTACGTGCACCGCAAGATCTTCGACGACGTGCTGGACGCCGTCGCGGAGCGCGCCCGCGGCATCGTCGTGGGGCCCGGCAGCGACCCAGCCACCGAGATGGGGCCGCTGGTCTCCGCGAGACACCACGAGAGGGTCAGCGGATACATCGCCGCAGGCCGGGAGCAGGGCGCCCGGCTGGCGGCGGGCGGGGGGCGGCCCGACCTCGACGCGGCGTACGACGGCGGCTATTTCGTCCAGCCGACGGTGTTCGTGGCGCCCGACGACGGCCTGCGCATCGTCCAGGAAGAGATCTTCGGTCCCGTGCTGGCGGCGATGAGCTGGGACGACGTGGACGATCTGGTCGAGCGGGCCAATGACTCCCCCTTCGGGCTCTCGGCCGGCATCTGGACCTCCGACCTGGGCCACGCCCACCGCATCGCCGACGAACTGCAGGCGGGCACGGTGTGGATCAACTGCTACAACCTCACGGATCCCGCGTCGCCCTTCGGCGGATTCAAGCAGTCCGGCTGGGGCCGGGAGATGGGCCGGACCGTGCTCGACCACTACACCGAGGTCAAGAGCGTCTGGGTCAACCTCAGCTGA